A window of the Branchiibius hedensis genome harbors these coding sequences:
- a CDS encoding TetR/AcrR family transcriptional regulator: MTRYTVAERRELLIQATLRIIAADGVQAATTRAICREAGMAQASFHYAFRSRDALLAAAVQYALDDDVERTADALIGLLPEETDLPALVHACLAAYVESVIADPDREQAVLALMGYARSVPELHPIAEQTYRKYYELAANALQAAADLTGVPWRTEVMDLAPIVIAATDGITMAYLSTRDRGIAELIARSAAQTLMLHAAVPVDEVLG; encoded by the coding sequence GTGACCAGATACACCGTGGCCGAACGCCGCGAACTGCTCATCCAGGCAACATTGCGGATCATTGCCGCTGACGGCGTGCAGGCCGCCACCACCCGGGCGATCTGCCGGGAGGCCGGGATGGCACAGGCCAGCTTCCACTACGCCTTCCGCAGTCGCGACGCCTTACTGGCCGCTGCCGTGCAGTACGCGCTGGACGACGACGTCGAGCGAACGGCGGATGCGCTGATCGGCCTTCTTCCGGAGGAGACCGATCTGCCGGCATTGGTGCACGCCTGCCTTGCCGCGTACGTCGAGTCGGTCATCGCCGACCCGGATCGCGAGCAGGCGGTTCTCGCGTTGATGGGTTACGCGCGAAGCGTGCCCGAGTTGCACCCGATTGCCGAGCAGACCTACCGCAAGTACTACGAACTCGCAGCGAATGCGCTGCAGGCGGCCGCGGACCTCACGGGGGTTCCGTGGCGCACCGAGGTCATGGACCTTGCGCCGATCGTGATCGCCGCGACCGACGGAATCACCATGGCCTACTTGAGTACTCGGGATCGCGGGATCGCCGAGCTGATCGCGCGCTCCGCCGCCCAGACGTTGATGCTGCATGCGGCGGTGCCTGTCGACGAGGTGCTGGGTTGA